A single Streptomyces sp. Edi2 DNA region contains:
- a CDS encoding class I tRNA ligase family protein, which yields MSETTTAAEVAAPHRYTAALAADIEARWQDFWETDGTYEAPNPTGELTGDAAVAARPKKFIMDMFPYPSGAGLHVGHPLGFIATDVYARHQRMTGHNVLHTLGFDAFGLPAEQYAVQTGTHPRVSTEANIVNMRRQLRRLGLGHDQRRSVETIDPAYYKWTQWIFLQIFNSWYDPEADAARPIDTLVAQFEAGTRQTPDGRPWDGLSPIERANVLGEYRLAYASDAPVNWCPGLGTVLANEEVTADGRSERGNYPVFKAKLRQWNMRITAYADRLLNDLDALDWPEAIKLQQRNWIGRSEGARVDFPVGDDKITVFTTRQDTLFGATYMVLAPEHPLVAGSDNGTGTGTGSIVPDAWPEGTHDVWTGGHATPADAVSAYRKQAASKSDVERQAEAKDKTGVFTGAFATNPVSGEQVPVFIADYVLMGYGTGAIMAVPAHDSRDFAFARAFELPMRCVVEPSDDRGTDPSAWDDAFASYDAKIVNSSSAAISLDGLGVTAAKAKITDWLAAEGIGEGTVNFRLRDWLFSRQRYWGEPFPIVYDEDGVAHALPESMLPLELPEVEDYSPRTFDADDADTQPETPLSRNEDWVHVDLDLGDGNGIKRYRRETNTMPNWAGSCWYEMRYLDPRNADALVAPDIEQYWMGPRDGQPAGGVDLYVGGAEHAVLHLLYARFWSKVLHDLGHVSSSEPFHKLYNQGMIQAFVYRDSRGIAVPAAEVEERDGGYYYQGEKVSRVLGKMGKSLKNAVTPDEICTEYGADTLRLYEMAMGPLDVSRPWDTRAVVGQYRLLQRLWRNVVDEATGEVTVVDTEPDEATLRALHKAIDGVGQDLANLRFNTAIAKVTELNNHLTKAGGPIPRTVAERLVLLIAPLAPHIAEELWRKLGHTDTVVHADFPVADPAYVVDEAVTCVVQIKGKVKARLEVSPSISDADLEATALAEPAVVAALNGAGIRKVIVRAPKLVNIVPA from the coding sequence ATGAGCGAGACGACCACTGCTGCCGAGGTGGCAGCACCGCACCGCTATACGGCAGCGCTGGCCGCCGACATCGAGGCCCGCTGGCAGGACTTCTGGGAGACGGACGGGACCTACGAGGCCCCGAACCCCACCGGGGAGCTGACCGGCGACGCCGCGGTGGCGGCCCGCCCCAAGAAGTTCATCATGGACATGTTCCCGTACCCGTCGGGCGCCGGCCTGCACGTCGGCCACCCCCTGGGCTTCATCGCCACCGACGTCTACGCCCGCCACCAGCGCATGACGGGCCACAACGTCCTGCACACCCTGGGCTTCGACGCCTTCGGCCTGCCCGCCGAGCAGTACGCGGTGCAGACCGGCACCCACCCGCGGGTCTCCACCGAGGCCAACATCGTGAACATGCGGCGCCAGCTGCGCCGCCTGGGCCTGGGCCACGACCAGCGCCGCTCGGTCGAGACGATCGACCCGGCGTACTACAAGTGGACCCAGTGGATCTTCCTGCAGATCTTCAACTCCTGGTACGACCCGGAGGCGGACGCGGCGCGTCCGATCGACACCCTGGTCGCCCAGTTCGAGGCCGGTACCCGGCAGACCCCTGACGGCCGTCCCTGGGACGGGCTGAGCCCCATCGAGCGGGCCAACGTCCTGGGCGAGTACCGCCTGGCGTACGCCTCGGACGCGCCGGTCAACTGGTGCCCCGGCCTGGGCACGGTGCTGGCCAACGAGGAGGTCACCGCCGACGGCCGCTCCGAGCGCGGCAACTACCCGGTCTTCAAGGCCAAGCTGCGCCAGTGGAACATGCGCATCACCGCCTACGCCGACCGGCTGCTGAACGACCTGGACGCGCTGGACTGGCCGGAGGCCATCAAGCTGCAGCAGCGCAACTGGATCGGCCGCTCCGAGGGCGCCCGGGTCGACTTCCCCGTGGGTGACGACAAGATCACCGTCTTCACCACCCGCCAGGACACCCTGTTCGGCGCGACGTACATGGTGCTGGCGCCCGAGCACCCGCTGGTCGCCGGCTCCGACAACGGCACCGGCACCGGCACCGGGTCGATCGTTCCGGACGCCTGGCCCGAGGGCACCCACGACGTCTGGACCGGCGGCCACGCCACTCCGGCCGACGCCGTCTCCGCCTACCGCAAGCAGGCCGCCTCCAAGTCGGACGTCGAGCGGCAGGCCGAGGCCAAGGACAAGACCGGCGTCTTCACCGGCGCCTTCGCGACCAACCCGGTCAGCGGCGAGCAGGTCCCGGTCTTCATCGCCGACTACGTCCTGATGGGCTACGGCACCGGCGCGATCATGGCCGTCCCGGCGCACGACAGCCGTGACTTCGCCTTCGCCCGCGCCTTCGAGCTGCCGATGCGCTGTGTGGTCGAGCCGTCGGACGACCGTGGCACCGACCCCTCGGCCTGGGACGACGCCTTCGCCTCGTACGACGCCAAGATCGTCAATTCGTCGAGCGCGGCGATCTCGCTGGACGGTCTGGGCGTGACGGCGGCCAAGGCGAAGATCACCGACTGGCTGGCCGCCGAGGGCATCGGCGAGGGCACCGTCAACTTCCGGCTGCGCGACTGGCTGTTCAGCCGGCAGCGCTACTGGGGCGAGCCGTTCCCGATCGTCTACGACGAGGACGGCGTGGCACACGCGCTGCCCGAGTCGATGCTGCCGCTGGAGCTGCCCGAGGTCGAGGACTACTCCCCGCGCACCTTCGACGCGGACGACGCCGACACCCAGCCGGAGACCCCGCTGTCCCGTAACGAGGACTGGGTCCATGTCGACCTGGACCTGGGCGACGGCAACGGCATCAAGCGCTACCGGCGCGAGACCAACACCATGCCCAACTGGGCGGGTTCGTGCTGGTACGAGATGCGCTACCTGGACCCCCGCAACGCCGATGCGCTGGTCGCCCCGGACATCGAGCAGTACTGGATGGGCCCGCGCGACGGTCAGCCGGCCGGCGGCGTCGACCTGTACGTGGGCGGCGCGGAGCACGCCGTGCTGCACCTGCTGTACGCCCGCTTCTGGTCCAAGGTGCTGCACGACCTGGGACACGTCTCGTCCTCCGAGCCGTTCCACAAGCTGTACAACCAGGGCATGATCCAGGCCTTCGTCTACCGGGACAGCCGCGGCATCGCCGTCCCGGCCGCCGAGGTCGAGGAGCGCGACGGCGGCTACTACTACCAGGGCGAGAAGGTCAGCCGCGTCCTGGGCAAGATGGGCAAGTCCCTGAAGAACGCCGTCACCCCCGACGAGATCTGCACGGAGTACGGCGCGGACACCCTGCGCCTGTACGAGATGGCGATGGGACCGCTGGACGTGTCGCGGCCGTGGGACACCCGGGCCGTCGTCGGCCAGTACCGCCTGCTGCAGCGCCTGTGGCGCAATGTCGTCGACGAGGCGACCGGTGAGGTCACCGTCGTCGACACCGAGCCGGACGAGGCCACCCTGCGGGCCCTGCACAAGGCGATCGACGGGGTCGGCCAGGACCTGGCGAACCTGCGCTTCAACACCGCCATCGCCAAGGTGACCGAGCTGAACAACCACCTGACCAAGGCGGGCGGCCCGATTCCGCGCACGGTCGCGGAGCGGCTGGTGCTGCTGATCGCCCCGCTGGCCCCGCACATCGCCGAGGAGCTGTGGCGCAAGCTGGGCCACACGGACACCGTGGTGCACGCGGACTTCCCGGTGGCCGACCCGGCGTATGTCGTCGACGAGGCCGTGACCTGCGTCGTGCAGATCAAGGGCAAGGTCAAGGCCCGCCTGGAGGTCTCCCCGTCGATCTCCGATGCGGACCTGGAGGCCACCGCACTGGCCGAGCCCGCCGTGGTCGCGGCGCTGAACGGCGCGGGCATCCGGAAGGTCATCGTCCGGGCGCCGAAGCTGGTGAACATCGTTCCGGCGTAG
- a CDS encoding S53 family peptidase, whose amino-acid sequence MRSSRTRSLRARAGLAWAATLPLVAGALALGAPAADAAGHDGGRHALQGTKPLWATRQADQGDTSASAAVTARVYLAGRDAKGLADYARAVSDPHSAAYGKYLSPGQVRARYGATHDQIAKVTDWLKKSGLTVTGTSNRYVTVKGDAAAAERAFATDLHNYRKSGHLYHAPSTTASAPATLAGAVLTVTGLDNAPRMAKHHSSELPPPEGVFRNSGPFSSYYGSTTNKKLPSAYGGKAPYAIKGYTGKQLRAAYGAKKWTGKGVTVAITDAYASPSIAKDADTYAGRNGDPRYRHGQLSQVLPADYTHIKECGAAGWYGEETLDVEAVHAVAPAADIVYVGGASCMDDDLIDSLGKVVDGHLADMVSNSWGDLEANETPDSAAAYDQLFQQGAVQGIGFYFSSGDDGDEVAKTGTKQVDSPANSPWVTAVGGTSLAVGKHDAYQWETGWGTLKAGLSQDGNDWTGFPGAFNGGAGGGTSKTVEQPFYQRGVVPDGLAKANGGGAMRTVPDIAAVADPNTGFLVGQTQTLPDGKLGYDEYRIGGTSLAAPVIAGVQALAQQARHGVAIGFANPAIYQRYGTAAYHDVTDHPLGAGRDLAVVRVDYVNGVDSSKGTTTSLRSLGKDSSLHAGVGYDDVTGVGSPGAGYVSSYRP is encoded by the coding sequence ATGAGATCAAGCCGCACCAGATCACTGCGCGCCCGCGCCGGTCTGGCCTGGGCAGCGACGCTGCCGCTGGTCGCCGGTGCGCTCGCGCTCGGCGCACCCGCCGCCGACGCCGCGGGCCACGACGGCGGACGGCACGCACTGCAGGGCACCAAGCCCCTGTGGGCCACCCGGCAGGCCGACCAGGGCGACACCTCCGCTTCTGCGGCCGTCACCGCCCGCGTCTACCTGGCGGGCCGCGACGCCAAGGGGCTCGCGGACTACGCCAGGGCCGTGTCCGACCCGCACTCCGCCGCGTACGGGAAGTACCTGAGCCCCGGCCAGGTGCGGGCCCGTTACGGTGCCACGCACGACCAGATAGCCAAGGTGACCGACTGGCTGAAGAAGTCCGGCCTGACGGTCACCGGCACCAGCAACCGGTATGTGACGGTCAAGGGAGACGCGGCCGCCGCCGAGCGCGCCTTCGCCACCGACCTGCACAATTACCGCAAGAGCGGCCACCTGTACCACGCCCCGTCGACCACCGCCTCCGCGCCCGCCACACTGGCCGGTGCGGTGCTGACGGTCACCGGCCTGGACAACGCGCCGCGGATGGCCAAGCACCACTCCAGTGAACTGCCGCCGCCGGAGGGCGTCTTCCGCAACTCCGGCCCGTTCTCCTCGTACTACGGCTCCACGACGAACAAGAAGCTGCCGTCCGCCTACGGCGGCAAGGCCCCGTACGCGATCAAGGGCTACACCGGCAAGCAGCTGCGCGCCGCCTACGGTGCGAAGAAGTGGACCGGCAAGGGCGTCACCGTCGCGATCACCGACGCCTACGCCTCGCCGAGCATCGCCAAGGACGCGGACACCTACGCCGGCCGCAACGGGGACCCCCGCTACCGCCACGGCCAGCTGTCCCAGGTGCTGCCCGCGGACTACACCCACATCAAGGAGTGCGGCGCGGCCGGCTGGTACGGCGAGGAGACCCTCGACGTCGAGGCCGTCCACGCGGTCGCCCCCGCCGCCGACATCGTCTACGTCGGCGGCGCCTCCTGCATGGACGACGACCTGATCGACTCGCTCGGCAAGGTCGTCGACGGGCACCTCGCCGACATGGTCTCCAACTCCTGGGGCGACCTGGAGGCGAACGAGACCCCGGACTCGGCGGCCGCCTACGACCAGCTCTTCCAGCAGGGCGCGGTGCAGGGCATCGGCTTCTACTTCTCCTCCGGCGACGACGGTGACGAGGTCGCCAAGACGGGCACCAAGCAGGTCGACAGCCCGGCGAACTCCCCCTGGGTGACCGCGGTCGGCGGCACCTCCCTGGCCGTCGGCAAGCACGACGCGTACCAGTGGGAGACCGGCTGGGGCACCCTGAAGGCGGGGCTCTCCCAGGACGGCAACGACTGGACCGGATTCCCCGGTGCCTTCAACGGCGGCGCCGGCGGCGGCACCAGCAAGACCGTGGAGCAGCCCTTCTACCAGCGCGGTGTCGTGCCGGACGGGCTCGCGAAGGCGAACGGCGGCGGCGCGATGCGCACCGTCCCGGACATCGCCGCGGTCGCCGACCCCAACACCGGCTTCCTCGTCGGCCAGACCCAGACCCTGCCGGACGGAAAGCTCGGCTATGACGAGTACCGCATCGGCGGCACCTCGCTGGCCGCTCCGGTGATCGCCGGCGTCCAGGCGCTGGCGCAGCAGGCCCGGCACGGCGTCGCCATCGGCTTCGCCAACCCTGCCATCTACCAGCGCTACGGCACCGCCGCCTACCACGACGTCACCGACCACCCGCTGGGCGCCGGCCGTGACCTCGCCGTCGTCCGCGTCGACTACGTCAACGGTGTCGACAGCAGCAAGGGCACCACGACCTCGCTGCGCAGCCTGGGCAAGGACAGCTCGCTGCACGCGGGCGTCGGCTACGACGACGTCACGGGCGTGGGCTCGCCGGGCGCCGGATATGTGAGCTCCTACCGCCCCTGA
- a CDS encoding glycosyltransferase 87 family protein, producing the protein MTALELEAPTDPRGARPGRGLVRRHPTRAAALACLVSFTAFWIAQRLAHVTMLDLMVYRAEGFTVRNGGSLYDMVATSAHLPNTYPPFAALLFTPLTLLGVPAMRTLATAGNLVLLLAVVHLSLRLAGRPRCLPGPAATLAVSALLVWCEPVWTTLRYGQINLLLAALVLWDLTRKDTYRLAGTGIGLAAGLKLTPALFAVLLALAGAVRAGQLLRSGAGARAAWNPWLRQAVVATATFLATALLSALALPRDAHRFWTEIVFAADRVGEVEITANQSLRGALARLLHTHDPGLAWLVAAGLTAALGLALAAGSLLRGQRAWAAVACAATALLVSPISWSHHWVWCVPMLILLGSEALHRTGTAARRRWAVATALGLLFSSFALWWVPHRWHHHEELHQNGVQMLLSDVYPLAGLALLALTGARLWRLTGRPGRGGSPRRVGAGSGT; encoded by the coding sequence GTGACCGCGCTGGAGCTGGAAGCGCCCACCGACCCCCGCGGCGCCCGCCCCGGCAGGGGCCTCGTCCGCCGGCACCCGACCCGCGCGGCGGCCCTCGCCTGCCTGGTCTCGTTCACGGCCTTCTGGATCGCGCAGCGCCTCGCCCACGTGACGATGCTCGACCTCATGGTCTACCGCGCCGAGGGTTTCACGGTCCGCAACGGCGGGTCCCTCTACGACATGGTGGCGACCTCGGCGCACCTGCCCAACACCTACCCGCCCTTCGCGGCGCTGCTGTTCACCCCGCTCACCCTCCTCGGCGTCCCCGCGATGCGCACCCTCGCCACGGCCGGCAACCTCGTGCTGCTCCTCGCCGTCGTCCACCTCTCGCTGCGGCTGGCCGGCCGGCCCCGGTGCCTGCCCGGGCCGGCCGCGACGCTCGCGGTCTCGGCGCTGCTGGTGTGGTGCGAGCCGGTGTGGACGACGCTGCGCTACGGCCAGATCAACCTGCTGCTCGCCGCGCTCGTGCTGTGGGACCTGACCCGCAAGGACACGTACCGGCTCGCGGGTACCGGCATCGGCCTCGCGGCCGGCCTCAAGCTCACCCCTGCGCTGTTCGCCGTACTCCTCGCGCTGGCCGGCGCCGTCCGTGCCGGGCAGCTGCTCCGCTCCGGCGCGGGCGCGCGCGCCGCCTGGAACCCTTGGCTGCGGCAGGCCGTCGTCGCCACCGCCACGTTCCTGGCCACCGCCCTCCTCTCCGCGCTCGCGCTGCCGCGTGACGCGCACCGCTTCTGGACCGAGATCGTCTTCGCCGCCGACCGGGTCGGCGAGGTGGAGATCACCGCGAACCAGTCGCTGCGCGGCGCCCTCGCACGGCTGCTGCACACCCACGATCCGGGCCTCGCCTGGCTCGTGGCCGCCGGCCTGACCGCGGCCCTCGGCCTCGCTCTGGCGGCCGGGTCGCTGCTGCGCGGGCAGCGCGCCTGGGCGGCCGTCGCCTGCGCGGCGACCGCGCTCCTGGTCAGCCCGATCTCCTGGTCCCACCACTGGGTGTGGTGCGTACCGATGCTGATCCTGCTCGGCTCCGAGGCGCTGCACCGGACCGGGACCGCCGCCCGGCGCCGGTGGGCGGTGGCCACCGCACTGGGCCTGCTCTTCTCCTCGTTCGCGCTGTGGTGGGTGCCGCACCGCTGGCACCACCACGAGGAACTGCACCAGAACGGCGTCCAGATGTTGCTCTCCGACGTCTATCCGCTCGCCGGCCTTGCGCTGCTGGCGCTGACCGGGGCCCGGCTGTGGCGGCTCACCGGACGACCGGGGCGTGGCGGCTCACCCCGGAGGGTCGGCGCCGGCAGTGGTACGTGA
- a CDS encoding histidine phosphatase family protein: MNGTKGGRGRRIVLWRHGQTAWNLERRFQGSTDIELTEEGLGQARRAARLLAALGPDAIIASDLQRASATASELAALTRIDVTHDAALRETYAGSWQGLTHDEILAQYREQYTAWKRGEPVRRGGGELETEVADRAAPVVLGHAEKLPDDGTLVVVSHGGTIRTTIGRLLGLEAHHWEGLGGLSNCCWSVLGEGARGWRLLEHNAGTLPEPVLGDDD; this comes from the coding sequence CTGAACGGCACCAAGGGCGGCCGGGGCCGCCGCATCGTCCTCTGGCGGCACGGCCAGACGGCCTGGAACCTGGAGCGCCGCTTCCAGGGGTCGACGGACATCGAGCTGACCGAGGAGGGCCTCGGCCAGGCGCGCCGCGCCGCCCGCCTGCTCGCCGCCCTGGGGCCGGACGCCATCATCGCCTCCGACCTGCAGCGGGCCTCGGCGACCGCGAGCGAGCTGGCCGCGCTCACCCGCATCGACGTCACGCACGACGCGGCTCTGCGGGAGACCTACGCGGGCTCCTGGCAGGGGCTGACGCACGACGAGATCCTGGCGCAGTACCGCGAGCAGTACACCGCCTGGAAGCGCGGTGAGCCGGTGCGGCGCGGTGGCGGCGAACTGGAGACCGAGGTCGCCGACCGGGCCGCCCCCGTGGTGCTCGGCCACGCCGAGAAGCTGCCCGACGACGGCACCCTGGTCGTCGTCAGCCACGGCGGCACGATCCGCACCACCATCGGGCGGCTGCTCGGCCTGGAGGCCCACCACTGGGAGGGCCTGGGCGGTCTGTCGAACTGCTGCTGGTCCGTACTGGGAGAGGGCGCACGCGGCTGGCGCCTGTTGGAGCACAACGCCGGCACCCTGCCGGAGCCGGTGCTCGGCGACGACGACTGA
- the rsfS gene encoding ribosome silencing factor — MTATDRSLELINAAAQAAADKLAHDIIAYDVSDVLSITDAFLLASAPSDRQVKSIVDEIEERLNKELGAKPVRREGDREARWVLLDYVDIVVHVQHSEERVFYALERLWKDCPEIDLPEEAKATRGKAAEHVEATAGEQDGELR; from the coding sequence GTGACCGCCACGGACCGTTCCCTCGAGCTCATCAACGCCGCCGCCCAGGCCGCGGCCGACAAGCTCGCGCACGACATCATCGCGTACGACGTCAGCGACGTCCTCTCGATCACCGACGCCTTCCTGCTGGCCTCGGCGCCCAGCGACCGCCAGGTCAAGTCGATCGTCGACGAGATCGAGGAACGGCTCAACAAGGAACTCGGCGCCAAGCCGGTCCGCCGTGAGGGCGACCGCGAGGCCCGCTGGGTCCTGCTCGACTACGTCGACATCGTGGTGCACGTCCAGCACAGCGAGGAGCGTGTCTTCTACGCGCTCGAGCGCCTGTGGAAGGACTGCCCCGAGATCGACCTCCCCGAGGAGGCCAAGGCCACCCGCGGCAAGGCCGCCGAGCACGTCGAGGCCACGGCGGGCGAGCAGGACGGAGAGCTGCGCTGA